In Campylobacter sp. 2014D-0216, the following proteins share a genomic window:
- a CDS encoding 5-formyltetrahydrofolate cyclo-ligase gives MIKNNFRIKQKSRMKLRLKYQYKRDFSVFLEVKKILQKHKTCKNILLYIPLKYEINLYKFRHLLAKKYQIFVPFMQDKSLKVVKLRLTLDKKSFGVYEPKDSFLQTRIDVAIIPVIGVDANLGRIGHGQGFYDRFFESISYQKPLVIFTQMLNAKGEKAFSQEHDVKGNFYINPYKKYFRKVKNHDRNTSSINSRFYRRRDWVCSR, from the coding sequence TTGATAAAAAATAATTTTAGAATAAAACAAAAATCTAGAATGAAATTAAGATTAAAATACCAATACAAAAGAGATTTTTCTGTATTTTTAGAAGTGAAAAAAATTCTACAAAAGCATAAAACCTGCAAAAATATACTTCTTTACATCCCTTTAAAATACGAAATCAATCTTTATAAATTCAGACATCTTTTAGCAAAAAAATATCAAATTTTCGTTCCATTTATGCAAGATAAAAGTTTAAAGGTAGTAAAATTAAGATTAACTCTTGATAAAAAGAGTTTTGGGGTATATGAGCCAAAAGATTCTTTTTTGCAAACTCGCATTGATGTTGCGATTATTCCTGTTATAGGAGTAGATGCAAATTTAGGAAGAATTGGTCATGGTCAAGGCTTTTACGATAGATTTTTTGAATCTATTTCTTATCAAAAACCCTTGGTGATTTTTACACAAATGTTAAACGCAAAGGGCGAAAAAGCTTTTAGCCAAGAACACGATGTAAAAGGAAATTTTTATATAAACCCTTATAAAAAATATTTTAGGAAAGTTAAAAACCATGATAGAAATACTAGTAGCATTAATAGCCGTTTTTATAGGCGGAGGGATTGGGTATGT